A genomic segment from Synchiropus splendidus isolate RoL2022-P1 chromosome 18, RoL_Sspl_1.0, whole genome shotgun sequence encodes:
- the tbc1d22b gene encoding TBC1 domain family member 22B: MATENRINFWRRNAKVPGSVQPVYGAQHPPLDPRLRRTYPKDTKLKTNNVKSKKASSFHEFARSTNDAWDIEDEEDEDFLGNPASSTSLPSGLHSASIVSTYNQHNSEDLVPARRDIPTTEGDILQEVQEEEECRYVNGKVVKSSSEVHLSTCSVRTTLQKQQSLPVRPVIPLVARISDQNASGAPPMTVREKSRLDKFKQLLASPNTDLEELRKHSWSGIPREVRPITWRLLSGYLPANKERRELVLKRKREEYFGFIEQYYHSRTDEHYKDTYRQIHIDIPRTNPLIPLFQQPVVQEVFERILFIWAIRHPASGYVQGINDLVTPFFVVFLSEFVAEDMENFEVAALPLDTQRNIEADSFWCMSKLLDGIQDNYTFAQPGIQNKVKALEELVSRIDEDIHNHFKKYEVEYLQFAFRWMNNLLMRELPLRCTIRLWDTYQAEAEGFSQFHLYVCAAFLLEWRKEILSMVDFQGLLMLLQNLPTIHWGNEEVNLLLAEAYRLKYTFADAPSHYKR, from the exons ATGGCCACCGAGAACAGGATCAATTTCTGGAGGAGAAACGCAAAGGTCCCTGGAAG CGTTCAGCCGGTATATGGAGCTCAGCATCCCCCGCTTGACCCTCGGCTGCGACGCAC GTATCCCAAAGACACAAAGCTCAAGACCAACAATGTCAAGTCGAAGAAGGCTTCCAGCTTCCATGAATTTGCCCGCAGTACCAACGATGCCTGGGACATCGAGGACGAAGAGGACGAGGATTTCCTCGGCAACCCTGCTTCCTCCACATCTCTGCCTTCTGGCCTTCATTCCGCATCAATTGTATCAACTTACAACCAG CACAACTCAGAGGACCTGGTCCCAGCCAGACGGGATATTCCGACTACAGAAGGTGACATCCTCCAGgaggtgcaggaggaggaggagtgcagATATGTCAACGGAAAGGTGGTCAAGTCCAGCAGTGAGGTCCACCTCAGCACATGCTCAG TTAGGACCACACTCCAGAAGCAGCAGTCGCTCCCAGTGCGGCCCGTTATCCCACTGGTGGCTCGCATCTCAGACCAGAATGCATCTGGAGCGCCGCCCATGACTGTGCGGGAAAAGAGCCGGCTGGACAAGTTCAAGCAGCTGCTGGCTAGTCCCAACACAGACCTCG AGGAACTACGGAAGCACAGCTGGTCCGGGATACCGAGAGAAGTCCGGCCCATCACATGGAGACTTCTCTCT GGCTACCTGCCAGCCAACAAGGAGCGGAGAGAGCTGGTGCTGAAGAGGAAGCGGGAGGAGTACTTCGGCTTTATCGAGCAGTATTATCACTCCAGAACCGACGAGCATTACAAAGACACGTACAGACAG ATTCACATCGACATTCCGAGGACCAACCCTCTGATTCCACTGTTCCAGCAGCCTGTGGTTCAAGAG GTGTTCGAGCGCATCCTCTTCATCTGGGCCATTCGGCACCCTGCCAGCGGCTATGTCCAGGGGATCAATGATCTGGTCACACCATTCTTTGTTGTCTTCCTGTCCGAGTTTGTGG CGGAGGACATGGAGAACTTTGAAGTGGCAGCTCTGCCTCTGGACACGCAGAGGAACATAGAGGCCGACAGCTTCTGGTGTATGAGCAAATTGCTGGATGGAATCCAG GATAATTACACATTTGCCCAGCCGGGGATCCAGAACAAGGTGAAAGCTTTGGAGGAGCTTGTCAGTAGAATTGACG AGGACATTCACAATCATTTCAAAAAGTACGAAGTGGAGTACCTGCAGTTTGCGTTCCGCTGGATGAACAATCTGCTGATGAGGGAGCTGCCGCTGCGTTGCACAATTCGGCTATGGGACACATACCAG GCTGAAGCCGAGGGTTTCTCTCAGTTCCACCTGTACGTCTGTGCCGCTTTTCTCCTCGAGTGGCGGAAAGAGATTCTCTCCATGGTCGATTTTCAG GgactgctgatgctgctgcagaACCTTCCCACCATCCACTGGGGAAATGAGGAAGTCAACCTCCTCCTGGCTGAAGCGTACAGACTGAAGTACACGTTTGCTGATGCTCCCAGTCACTACAAGAGATAA